A section of the Enterococcus montenegrensis genome encodes:
- the msrA gene encoding peptide-methionine (S)-S-oxide reductase MsrA, translated as MERAIFAGGCFWCMVQPFDEQPGIYTVTSGYTGGHVKNPTYEQVLTHTTGHTEAVEIIFDPAVIRYTDLLQIYWQQTDPTDAFGQFQDRGDNYRPVIFYLNEEQKVAALKSRQALADSGIFKEPIVTQIEPAQPFYEAEGYHQDYYKKNPQNFALNHQRRAEFIKEHWEDFDA; from the coding sequence ATGGAACGAGCAATTTTTGCTGGCGGATGCTTTTGGTGCATGGTGCAACCTTTTGATGAGCAACCTGGTATTTATACAGTAACTTCTGGTTATACTGGGGGGCATGTTAAAAATCCAACTTATGAACAAGTTTTGACCCACACAACAGGTCATACCGAAGCTGTTGAAATTATTTTTGATCCAGCAGTGATCCGTTATACTGATTTATTGCAAATTTATTGGCAACAAACAGATCCAACGGACGCCTTTGGTCAATTTCAAGATCGTGGTGATAATTATCGGCCGGTAATTTTTTATTTGAACGAAGAACAAAAAGTTGCAGCTTTAAAAAGTCGTCAAGCTTTAGCTGATAGCGGTATTTTTAAAGAACCAATTGTCACGCAAATTGAGCCTGCGCAACCTTTTTATGAAGCAGAGGGGTATCATCAAGATTATTATAAAAAAAATCCCCAAAACTTTGCTCTAAATCACCAAAGAAGAGCAGAATTTAT
- a CDS encoding YpmS family protein, translating to MTENKSTQTREEKQASKKFDFKKMNGWKIAFLCLIAFVLGTGVFLGTRIFSIREPDYSKTTKVLDKKGQEVTTISMNKSQLNALIDYYLTDFQKDSSVKYQFALENEAMLSGETKVLNFPVHFYLYFDPFVMENGNIQLRAKSMSIGTLGLPIEEVMKLVKRGYDFPEWIEVKPKDKSITLRLDQFQLPTGLFVKAKKINLIDDEIQVGLYLPERKD from the coding sequence ATGACAGAGAATAAATCAACGCAAACTCGCGAAGAAAAACAAGCATCAAAAAAATTTGACTTTAAAAAAATGAACGGCTGGAAAATTGCCTTTTTGTGTTTAATTGCTTTTGTTTTAGGAACAGGTGTGTTTTTGGGGACACGAATTTTTTCCATTCGCGAACCCGATTATAGTAAAACAACAAAAGTATTAGACAAAAAAGGACAAGAAGTAACGACGATCTCCATGAATAAAAGTCAATTGAATGCTTTGATTGATTACTATTTAACCGATTTTCAAAAAGATAGTAGTGTGAAGTATCAATTTGCTTTGGAAAATGAAGCAATGCTTTCGGGGGAAACCAAAGTATTAAATTTTCCTGTACATTTTTATTTGTATTTTGATCCTTTTGTGATGGAAAATGGCAATATCCAATTACGGGCGAAAAGCATGTCGATTGGCACACTTGGTTTACCGATTGAAGAAGTAATGAAATTGGTAAAACGTGGTTATGATTTTCCAGAATGGATTGAGGTAAAACCAAAAGATAAATCGATCACGTTGCGCTTGGATCAATTTCAATTACCTACGGGACTTTTCGTCAAAGCAAAAAAAATCAATTTAATTGACGATGAGATTCAGGTAGGCTTATATTTACCGGAAAGAAAGGACTGA
- a CDS encoding SGNH/GDSL hydrolase family protein — protein sequence MKFFKPLITLLSVGIGALLIYIVLNQTIPQAKPILKPAQVSEVVKNQKEKLHFVAIGDSLTEGIGDETKRGGFVPIVTSDITERYRLTSVEVENYGVAGERSDQILTRMKKEESILSNVATADILTLTVGGNDLMKVIQDNFFGLSIKTFKRPQEKYQKRVAEIIALMQKQNKNAPIYVFGIYNPFYLNFPEITDMQKIVDNWNLATEETTKTFKNVYFIPINDLLYRGLDNEVGIDSTLDSSTEDEIKSSDSSDLNIVDNNALYDQDKFHPNNLGYQLMANALRDELIKTQAQWLIKK from the coding sequence TTGAAATTTTTTAAACCCCTGATTACGCTTTTAAGCGTAGGAATTGGAGCATTGCTTATTTATATCGTATTAAATCAGACGATTCCGCAGGCAAAACCAATTTTAAAGCCTGCCCAAGTTAGTGAAGTGGTAAAAAATCAAAAGGAAAAACTTCACTTTGTCGCCATTGGGGATTCCCTAACTGAAGGCATCGGCGATGAAACAAAACGTGGTGGTTTTGTACCGATAGTAACCAGTGATATTACAGAACGTTATCGTTTAACGAGTGTGGAAGTGGAAAACTATGGTGTTGCTGGTGAACGCAGTGATCAGATTTTAACGCGCATGAAAAAAGAGGAGTCAATTTTATCAAATGTTGCTACTGCCGATATTCTAACGTTAACGGTGGGGGGCAACGATTTAATGAAGGTCATCCAAGATAACTTCTTTGGTTTATCGATTAAGACTTTTAAAAGACCACAAGAAAAGTATCAAAAAAGAGTGGCTGAAATTATTGCGCTAATGCAAAAACAAAATAAAAATGCTCCAATCTATGTCTTTGGTATTTATAATCCTTTTTATTTAAACTTTCCTGAAATTACCGATATGCAAAAAATTGTTGATAACTGGAATTTAGCGACTGAAGAAACCACGAAAACATTCAAAAATGTCTACTTTATTCCTATTAATGACCTGTTATATCGGGGTTTAGATAATGAGGTAGGTATTGATAGTACTCTGGATTCTTCAACCGAAGATGAGATAAAAAGTTCTGATAGTAGTGATTTAAATATTGTAGATAACAACGCTTTGTATGATCAAGATAAATTTCACCCCAATAATTTAGGCTATCAGTTAATGGCAAATGCATTGCGGGATGAATTAATCAAAACACAAGCACAATGGCTAATTAAAAAGTAG